The sequence GACAAGTTACAAGCCGAAATGCACGATAACAGCGTCGACTATGCGATGGTGCTCAGTTCGTACAAGATCACCGAGCATCGCCCGGCAACCCGAGACGTAGTAGCCGCCACACGTGACCTAGACAACATCTTCGTCGTCGCTGGCATCAGCTATTTGCATTACAAAGAGCGAGACCTTCGCGAAATCGCCGACTTTCTGGCCGATGGTCTGGTAAAAGGGCTCAAGCTTTATCCCGGTTACGAACCCTTCTATCCGCACGACAACCGCCTCCGCGTGATCTACGATCTGGCGATGGAATTCGACGTGCCGGTGATGATCCATAGCGGCGATACCTACAGCCCGACCGGTAAGGTTCGCTTCTCGCACCCACTGCACATCGACGACGTTGCCGTCGACAACCCTGATTTGAAGCTAGTGATTTGCCATGTCGGCAATCCCTGGATTCGAGATTGCATGGAAGTCGTCTACAAAAACGAAAACGCCCACGCCGATATCAGCGGGCTCGTGCTAGGAGATTTCGAAGATCGGTTCGAAAAATTCATGCTGCAAG comes from Bremerella cremea and encodes:
- a CDS encoding amidohydrolase family protein codes for the protein MIIDCHTHLNNYHEERVVSIKECLDKLQAEMHDNSVDYAMVLSSYKITEHRPATRDVVAATRDLDNIFVVAGISYLHYKERDLREIADFLADGLVKGLKLYPGYEPFYPHDNRLRVIYDLAMEFDVPVMIHSGDTYSPTGKVRFSHPLHIDDVAVDNPDLKLVICHVGNPWIRDCMEVVYKNENAHADISGLVLGDFEDRFEKFMLQEIREMILYAGEPRYLLYGTDWPICGMKSYLKFIRGLGLPDKSLELILWKNAARLFKIDVGEQPSAS